From Paenibacillus sp. PK3_47, the proteins below share one genomic window:
- a CDS encoding helix-turn-helix domain-containing protein, with protein MIKRTDDMAINPAYPAKPLTSKKDTHPPGILISDHYIQPYGYNCYRPEGTKDWLIIYTLSGKGLLNNGGKEYLSCTAGTLTILSPGTLQDYFTEEGQTWELLWAHFLPRTTWADWLPAGNTGGPVFYLNIDDEVSSRAIEAAFRRVLSYRLSGDTLLRDELTLNALEEIILLVASCSGQKKTLDPRVKEVLGIISKHYMDSHLIETLADQVCLSPSRLSHLFKEQVGDSIIETLMNHRLKQAEKLIKYTLRPITEIALNVGFSSPDYFTRRFTSYYGVNPSLYRKQHRSIAE; from the coding sequence ATGATCAAAAGGACTGATGATATGGCTATTAACCCTGCTTATCCTGCTAAGCCCCTGACGAGTAAAAAGGATACCCATCCCCCCGGAATTCTCATATCGGATCACTACATTCAGCCTTATGGCTACAACTGCTACCGTCCGGAGGGGACTAAAGACTGGCTGATCATATACACCTTATCCGGGAAAGGGCTGCTCAACAATGGAGGCAAAGAGTATCTAAGCTGTACGGCAGGCACGCTGACTATTTTGTCGCCCGGAACCCTGCAGGATTACTTTACGGAGGAAGGTCAGACGTGGGAGCTCCTATGGGCACATTTTCTCCCCCGTACGACGTGGGCGGACTGGCTGCCTGCGGGCAACACCGGCGGACCTGTATTTTATCTGAACATAGATGATGAGGTGTCTTCCCGTGCGATCGAAGCGGCCTTCCGGAGAGTTCTGTCTTACAGGCTTAGCGGAGATACCCTGCTGCGGGACGAGCTTACCCTTAACGCCCTTGAAGAAATCATTCTGCTGGTCGCCAGCTGCAGCGGGCAGAAAAAGACGCTGGATCCGCGCGTAAAAGAGGTCTTAGGCATTATTTCCAAACACTACATGGACAGTCACTTGATTGAGACGCTGGCGGATCAGGTATGTCTGTCCCCCTCCCGGCTGTCCCATTTATTTAAGGAGCAGGTAGGCGACTCTATCATCGAAACCTTGATGAACCACCGGCTGAAGCAAGCCGAAAAGCTGATCAAATACACCCTGCGGCCGATCACGGAGATTGCGCTTAACGTTGGCTTCAGTTCGCCGGATTATTTTACGCGCAGGTTCACCAGCTATTACGGTGTCAATCCCTCGCTGTACCGTAAACAGCATAGGAGTATTGCTGAGTAG
- a CDS encoding DUF421 domain-containing protein — MDYGLILIKLLAGFIGLWTMTRLLGKKEIAALTPFDFISAVILGDLVGETIYEPDHKVGMLIFTLAIWTVLSYTFEKITLKFRNLRKPLEGEAEILIRNGEIDLGKLRKNNLDFDQLRMMLRAKDTFSVSEVAYAIYETNGSLSIMKKAQYEGVTRSDLQLPDKELTLPKSIIEDGIVRMETLNSLGHNESWLSVELRKLGYHSPQSVAYAEITEDGKLTVISSVSH, encoded by the coding sequence ATGGATTATGGATTAATACTTATCAAACTGCTTGCCGGCTTTATCGGACTATGGACCATGACGAGACTGCTCGGGAAGAAGGAAATTGCCGCATTGACTCCATTTGACTTTATCTCTGCGGTCATTCTGGGCGACCTTGTCGGGGAAACGATTTACGAGCCGGATCATAAAGTCGGGATGCTGATCTTCACTTTGGCGATATGGACAGTTCTTTCGTACACTTTTGAAAAAATCACCCTTAAATTCCGCAACCTTCGCAAACCGCTGGAGGGGGAAGCAGAAATCCTGATCCGCAATGGTGAAATCGATCTCGGCAAGCTGCGCAAAAACAATCTCGACTTCGATCAGCTGCGGATGATGCTCCGGGCGAAGGATACCTTTTCTGTCAGTGAGGTGGCCTATGCCATCTACGAGACCAACGGTTCACTCAGTATTATGAAAAAAGCCCAATACGAAGGCGTGACCCGCAGTGATCTTCAGCTGCCTGATAAGGAACTCACACTGCCCAAAAGTATCATTGAGGACGGAATTGTCCGGATGGAGACACTTAACTCCCTCGGCCATAACGAGTCCTGGCTGTCTGTTGAGCTGCGCAAACTGGGTTATCATAGTCCGCAGTCTGTGGCTTACGCTGAAATTACCGAGGACGGCAAGCTTACGGTGATTTCGTCTGTTTCTCATTAG
- a CDS encoding aldo/keto reductase, whose amino-acid sequence MKYSYLGKSGLKVSQLCLGTMNFGPETEEKEAFRIMDAALDAGINFFDTANVYGGQERRGWTEEIIGRWFKQGGGRREKVVLATKVNGDMFDENDGPNSSNGLSAYKIRRHFEGSLRRLQTDHIELYQMHHIDRNVSWDELWGAFEILVSQGKADYIGSSNFAGWHIAHAQAQAKARHFLGLVSEQHLYNLLERTPELEVLPASLELGLGVIPWSPLAGGLLGRNALAKTGVRSARSAKLEQHRSQLEQFSALCKELGEHEDQVALAWVLTNPAVTAPIIGPRTIQQFEDSLRVTEIVLEEDTLKKLDEIFPGPGRPAPEAYAW is encoded by the coding sequence GTGAAGTACAGTTATTTGGGTAAATCGGGTTTGAAGGTAAGCCAGTTATGTCTCGGAACGATGAATTTTGGTCCGGAGACTGAGGAGAAGGAAGCTTTTAGAATTATGGATGCTGCGCTGGATGCAGGCATTAACTTCTTTGATACCGCTAACGTATACGGCGGCCAGGAACGCCGCGGCTGGACAGAAGAAATTATCGGGCGCTGGTTCAAGCAGGGCGGCGGACGCCGTGAGAAGGTCGTCCTGGCCACCAAGGTTAACGGTGACATGTTCGATGAGAACGACGGTCCGAACTCCAGCAACGGCTTATCCGCCTACAAGATCAGACGTCATTTTGAGGGATCGCTGAGACGCTTGCAGACCGATCATATTGAGCTGTACCAAATGCATCATATCGACCGCAATGTGTCCTGGGATGAGCTGTGGGGCGCGTTTGAGATCCTGGTATCTCAAGGCAAAGCGGATTATATCGGCTCCAGTAACTTTGCCGGCTGGCATATTGCCCACGCCCAGGCGCAGGCAAAAGCACGCCATTTCCTGGGTTTGGTCTCCGAGCAGCATTTGTATAACCTGCTGGAACGGACACCTGAGCTGGAAGTGCTGCCGGCTTCACTGGAGCTCGGGCTGGGGGTTATCCCGTGGAGTCCGCTGGCGGGCGGACTGCTTGGGCGCAATGCGCTGGCCAAGACCGGCGTACGCAGTGCACGTTCTGCCAAGCTGGAGCAGCACCGCAGCCAGCTGGAGCAGTTCTCAGCTCTGTGCAAAGAGCTGGGCGAGCACGAGGACCAGGTGGCCTTGGCCTGGGTCCTGACCAATCCTGCGGTAACGGCGCCGATCATCGGGCCGAGAACGATCCAGCAGTTCGAGGATTCGCTGCGCGTCACCGAGATCGTGCTGGAAGAAGACACGCTGAAGAAGCTGGATGAGATTTTCCCCGGCCCGGGACGCCCGGCTCCGGAAGCTTACGCTTGGTAA